A section of the Deinococcus multiflagellatus genome encodes:
- a CDS encoding peptide ABC transporter substrate-binding protein, with the protein MKKTLALTAFLLGAALAGPANNSLVIGTSQEPPNIYDPWNTNNLAVTSEINGYMTASLIGLDDDGEPYADIATRVPSIANGDYKIVKNAAGDVVRNSVTYTIRKDAKWSDGTPIKVADFQFWLRLVNDDRVPVPDRSPWNRAKITVADNDTFTITYEPPYLFADQTSPSLAPSHVMGAAWNAFDAKTKNEKDAKVINEEWKKFISAYTTARNLPKVVAGPFRPTGWRSGNSLTMTRNPNYWGHPKDQDKYVQTVTYRFIPNTNTLKVNILSGQLDAVSAVGLTFDQGVDLARNERGKYKTYFVPGAVWEHIDVNTRGQKAKDLDMDDPRMRQALLYSIDRDALVKALFQGRQAVSNSWVNPISKLYKKDVNDYNYNPARAKQLFAALGWTPGPDGILQKGGKKLSLNFSTTAGNTVRERVQQILQAQWKQVGVQVNIQNYPSSVIFGPDFLSKGQEGKWDLAMYAWTGNPIFEEGNLFKGEGIPTAANGYSGQNNPGWNNAEFNKLHKQAQVEFNLADRIKLFDRMQAIWNSEVPSLPLYYRVNVYTKVPGLVNYTFSAYTLYPSWNSAKIGWASRGAVEEYKQK; encoded by the coding sequence CTGGCCCGGCCAACAACAGCCTGGTGATCGGCACCTCGCAAGAGCCGCCGAACATCTATGACCCCTGGAACACCAACAACCTCGCCGTGACGAGCGAGATCAACGGCTACATGACGGCCAGCCTGATTGGCCTGGACGACGACGGCGAGCCTTACGCCGACATCGCCACCCGCGTGCCCAGCATTGCCAACGGCGACTACAAGATCGTCAAGAACGCCGCTGGCGACGTGGTGCGCAACTCGGTGACCTACACCATCCGCAAGGACGCCAAGTGGAGCGACGGCACCCCCATCAAGGTGGCCGACTTCCAGTTCTGGCTGCGCCTGGTCAACGATGACCGCGTGCCGGTGCCCGACCGCTCGCCCTGGAACCGCGCCAAGATCACGGTGGCGGACAACGACACCTTCACCATCACCTACGAGCCGCCCTACCTGTTTGCGGATCAGACCAGCCCCAGCCTGGCCCCCAGCCATGTGATGGGCGCGGCCTGGAACGCCTTCGACGCCAAGACGAAGAACGAGAAAGACGCCAAGGTGATCAACGAGGAGTGGAAGAAGTTCATCTCGGCCTATACCACGGCGCGCAACCTGCCCAAGGTGGTCGCCGGGCCCTTCCGCCCCACCGGCTGGCGCAGCGGCAACAGCCTGACCATGACCCGCAACCCCAACTACTGGGGCCACCCCAAGGATCAGGACAAGTACGTCCAGACCGTCACCTACCGCTTTATTCCCAACACCAACACCCTGAAGGTGAACATCCTGTCCGGTCAGCTGGACGCGGTGAGCGCCGTGGGCCTGACCTTCGACCAGGGCGTGGACCTCGCCCGCAACGAGCGTGGCAAGTACAAGACCTACTTCGTGCCCGGCGCGGTGTGGGAGCACATTGACGTGAACACCCGTGGCCAGAAGGCCAAGGACCTGGACATGGACGACCCCCGCATGCGCCAGGCGCTGCTGTACTCCATTGACCGCGACGCGCTGGTCAAGGCGCTGTTCCAGGGCCGCCAGGCCGTGTCCAACAGCTGGGTCAACCCCATCTCCAAGCTGTACAAGAAAGACGTCAACGACTACAACTACAACCCTGCCCGCGCCAAGCAGCTGTTTGCCGCCCTGGGCTGGACCCCCGGCCCCGACGGTATTCTGCAAAAAGGCGGCAAGAAGCTCAGCCTGAACTTCTCCACCACGGCGGGCAACACGGTGCGCGAGCGCGTGCAGCAGATCCTCCAGGCCCAGTGGAAGCAGGTGGGCGTGCAGGTGAACATCCAGAACTACCCCTCCAGCGTGATCTTCGGGCCCGACTTCCTCAGCAAAGGTCAGGAAGGCAAGTGGGACCTGGCCATGTACGCCTGGACCGGCAACCCCATCTTCGAAGAAGGCAACCTCTTCAAGGGCGAGGGCATCCCCACCGCCGCCAACGGCTACTCCGGCCAGAACAACCCCGGCTGGAACAACGCCGAATTCAACAAGCTGCACAAGCAGGCGCAGGTGGAATTTAACCTCGCCGACCGCATCAAGCTCTTTGACCGCATGCAGGCCATCTGGAACAGCGAAGTGCCCTCGCTGCCGCTGTACTACCGCGTGAACGTGTACACCAAGGTCCCGGGTCTGGTGAACTACACCTTCAGCGCCTACACCCTGTACCCCAGCTGGAACTCGGCCAAGATCGGCTGGGCGTCGAGGGGCGCCGTCGAGGAGTACAAGCAGAAGTAA
- a CDS encoding ABC transporter permease codes for MGTYALRRVIQMIPLLFVISLLIFMLTALQPGDPVDQLVFGNSNITSEDIARLKAAYGLDQAWYTRYFFWLKQALTGNFGYSQDFGIPAWDFVFQQRLPNTLLLTVPALVISTLIAVPLGIFSAVRQYSALDYVLTFFAFVAVSAPVFWVGALALYFFAVFLPQATGGMVSLPPGGLGSPELPADANWWVVVLDKLKYLLLPLMILMLREIAVTLRFMRANMLETLTQDYVRTARAKGLADRRVLYKHALRNAVTPIVTLLGLSIPGLFGGAVITETVFSWPGMGKAILDALVSKDFNVVMVCLMMLALLTVVFQLLTDLAYGLVDPRIRYS; via the coding sequence ATGGGAACCTACGCGCTGCGCCGCGTCATTCAGATGATTCCGCTGCTGTTCGTGATCAGCCTGCTGATCTTTATGCTCACCGCCCTGCAACCCGGCGACCCGGTGGACCAGCTGGTGTTCGGCAACAGCAACATCACCTCCGAAGACATCGCCCGCCTCAAGGCCGCCTACGGCCTGGATCAGGCGTGGTACACCCGCTATTTCTTCTGGCTCAAGCAGGCCCTGACCGGCAATTTCGGGTACTCGCAGGACTTCGGGATTCCGGCCTGGGACTTCGTGTTCCAGCAGCGCCTGCCCAACACCCTGCTGCTCACGGTGCCCGCACTGGTCATCAGCACCCTGATCGCGGTGCCGCTGGGCATTTTCAGCGCGGTGCGGCAGTACTCGGCGCTGGATTACGTGCTGACCTTTTTTGCCTTTGTGGCGGTCAGCGCCCCGGTGTTCTGGGTCGGTGCACTGGCGCTGTATTTCTTCGCAGTGTTTCTGCCGCAGGCCACGGGGGGGATGGTGTCGTTGCCACCGGGGGGCCTGGGCAGTCCAGAGCTGCCGGCCGACGCCAATTGGTGGGTGGTGGTACTCGACAAACTGAAGTACCTGCTGCTGCCGCTGATGATCCTGATGCTGCGCGAGATCGCCGTGACGCTGCGCTTTATGCGCGCCAACATGCTTGAAACCTTGACCCAGGACTACGTGCGCACCGCCCGCGCCAAGGGGCTGGCCGACCGCCGCGTGCTGTACAAGCACGCCCTGCGCAACGCGGTCACGCCCATCGTGACCCTGCTGGGCCTGAGCATTCCTGGCCTGTTCGGCGGCGCGGTGATCACCGAGACGGTGTTCTCCTGGCCCGGCATGGGCAAGGCGATTCTGGACGCCCTGGTGAGCAAGGACTTCAACGTGGTGATGGTCTGCCTGATGATGCTGGCGCTCCTGACCGTCGTTTTTCAGCTGCTGACCGACCTGGCCTACGGCCTGGTGGATCCGCGCATTCGCTACTCGTGA
- a CDS encoding ABC transporter permease translates to MTTVAPRTLAAPKSRSTFQIAMRRLRKHKAAMTSLVVIVLLILAALFAPWLAPHDPNAQDLAGIYAPPSAQHLLGQDSLGRDLLSRIIYGSRVSLIVGFTVALFSVALGTLMGLLAGFLSGRVDTVISRFIEIMLSIPELPLQLTLSGLFAVSDLPAIVALRQNPNSSVFIIVAIFTFFGWMGTARLVRGEVLKLKNLEYVDAARALGARSGRIMFRHLVPNVVAVIIVNGTLAVGGAILGEAALSFLGFGIQPPVSTWGNMLSNANEVVLEHPFIALYPGLAILLTVLAFNFLGDGLRDAFDPKSRL, encoded by the coding sequence GTGACCACTGTCGCTCCCCGGACCCTGGCGGCGCCCAAGAGCCGCTCCACCTTTCAGATTGCCATGCGCCGCCTGCGCAAGCACAAGGCCGCCATGACCAGCCTGGTCGTGATCGTGCTGCTGATCCTGGCGGCCCTGTTCGCCCCCTGGCTGGCCCCGCACGACCCCAACGCCCAGGATCTGGCCGGCATCTATGCGCCGCCCAGTGCCCAGCATCTGCTGGGCCAGGACAGTCTGGGGCGCGACCTGCTGTCACGCATCATCTACGGCAGCCGCGTCAGCCTGATCGTGGGCTTCACGGTGGCGCTGTTCAGCGTGGCCCTGGGCACCCTGATGGGCCTGCTGGCCGGTTTTCTCAGTGGGCGCGTGGACACCGTGATCAGCCGCTTCATCGAGATCATGTTGTCCATCCCGGAACTGCCGCTGCAGCTTACGCTCAGTGGCCTGTTTGCCGTCAGCGACCTGCCCGCCATCGTGGCGCTGCGGCAGAACCCCAACTCCAGCGTCTTTATCATCGTCGCCATCTTCACGTTCTTCGGCTGGATGGGCACCGCCCGCCTCGTGCGCGGCGAGGTCCTGAAGCTCAAGAACCTGGAATACGTGGACGCCGCCCGGGCCCTGGGTGCGCGCAGTGGCCGCATCATGTTCCGGCATCTGGTGCCCAACGTGGTGGCCGTCATTATTGTGAACGGCACCCTGGCGGTGGGCGGGGCCATTCTGGGCGAGGCCGCGCTGTCTTTCCTGGGCTTCGGCATTCAGCCGCCGGTCTCGACCTGGGGCAACATGCTTTCCAACGCCAACGAGGTCGTGCTGGAGCATCCTTTTATTGCGCTGTACCCCGGTCTGGCCATCCTGCTCACTGTGCTGGCTTTTAACTTTCTGGGCGACGGCCTGCGCGACGCCTTTGATCCCAAGAGCCGCCTGTAA
- the ruvC gene encoding crossover junction endodeoxyribonuclease RuvC yields MIVLGIDPGLANLGLGLVEGNVRKAHHLYHVCLTTESAWIMPRRLQYIHEEVSRLLAEYRPDAVAIEDQILRKQADVAFKVGQAFGVVQLACAQAGVPVHSYGPMQVKRSLVGTGRAEKEQVIYMVKATLGVRELFNNHAADALALALTHLASAPLQGRTAALLARAR; encoded by the coding sequence GTGATTGTGCTCGGTATTGATCCTGGACTGGCAAACCTCGGCCTTGGGCTGGTGGAGGGGAACGTGCGTAAAGCGCATCACCTGTACCACGTCTGCCTGACCACCGAGAGCGCCTGGATCATGCCCCGGCGCCTGCAGTACATCCATGAAGAAGTCTCGCGCCTGCTGGCCGAGTACCGCCCCGACGCGGTGGCCATCGAGGACCAGATTCTGCGCAAGCAGGCAGATGTGGCCTTCAAGGTGGGGCAGGCCTTTGGCGTGGTGCAGCTGGCCTGCGCGCAGGCGGGCGTGCCCGTGCACAGCTACGGTCCCATGCAGGTCAAGCGGTCCCTGGTGGGCACCGGCCGCGCCGAGAAAGAACAGGTCATTTACATGGTCAAGGCCACCCTGGGTGTGCGCGAACTGTTCAACAACCACGCCGCCGACGCCCTGGCGCTGGCCCTGACCCATCTGGCCAGCGCGCCGCTGCAGGGCCGGACGGCGGCGCTGCTGGCCCGCGCCCGCTGA
- a CDS encoding PrsW family intramembrane metalloprotease, which yields MPFLWPLLLSTGLTFAWLWFFVRRDRHPEPLWLLARTFGWGMLAWVIAAAFGASLGQLLSSPLPLVAAFVVLLTAVLEEGFKFVAATTAITELSFDEPMDGLVYAVTAALGFALMENLTYTLGFGSGAGAWHAVFATLAHALFSAPQGYALGGLHWQRGRAWVVQGLLVSVILHAVFNGLLVGGAGWPQLAALGAITVLMVVLAGRYYLAFEAHARQHGPSAYFLQEQARRRQR from the coding sequence CTGCCGTTCCTCTGGCCCCTGCTGCTGTCCACAGGGCTCACGTTTGCCTGGCTCTGGTTTTTTGTCCGCCGCGACCGTCATCCAGAGCCGCTGTGGCTGCTGGCGCGCACCTTTGGCTGGGGCATGCTGGCCTGGGTCATTGCGGCGGCGTTCGGGGCCAGCCTGGGACAGTTGCTGTCCTCGCCCCTGCCACTGGTGGCGGCCTTCGTCGTGCTCCTGACGGCGGTGCTGGAAGAAGGCTTCAAGTTCGTGGCCGCCACCACGGCCATCACCGAGCTCAGTTTCGATGAACCGATGGACGGCCTAGTGTACGCCGTGACCGCGGCCCTGGGCTTCGCCCTGATGGAAAACCTTACCTACACCCTGGGTTTTGGCAGTGGGGCCGGCGCGTGGCATGCCGTCTTTGCCACGCTGGCCCACGCGCTGTTCAGTGCGCCGCAGGGGTACGCGCTGGGTGGGCTGCACTGGCAGCGGGGGCGCGCCTGGGTGGTACAGGGCCTGCTGGTCAGCGTCATTTTGCACGCCGTGTTCAATGGTCTGCTGGTGGGCGGGGCTGGGTGGCCGCAACTCGCGGCACTGGGGGCTATTACCGTGCTGATGGTGGTGCTGGCCGGCCGCTATTACCTGGCCTTTGAAGCCCACGCCCGGCAGCACGGCCCGTCGGCCTATTTTTTGCAGGAGCAGGCCCGCAGGCGCCAGCGTTGA